One stretch of Saccharopolyspora erythraea DNA includes these proteins:
- the pdxS gene encoding pyridoxal 5'-phosphate synthase lyase subunit PdxS, with protein MTETSASSPTAQPVTGTDGVKRGMAEMLKGGVIMDVVTPEQAKIAEAAGAVAVMALERVPADIRVQGGVARMSDPDMIEGIVSAVSIPVMAKARIGHFAEAQVLQSLGVDYIDESEVLTPADEDHHIDKWAFTVPFVCGATNLGEALRRISEGAAMIRSKGEAGTGNVVEATRHMRQIRADIRRLSVLGEEELYAAAKELRSPVELVREIARTGELPVVLFTAGGIATPADAAMMRQLGAEGVFVGSGIFKSGNPAQRAEAIVKATTFYDDPDVIAKVSRGLGEAMVGINVDDLEQEQRYAKRGW; from the coding sequence GCAGCCCCACCGCGCAGCCGGTGACCGGAACCGACGGCGTCAAGCGCGGCATGGCCGAGATGCTCAAGGGCGGCGTGATCATGGACGTGGTCACCCCCGAGCAGGCCAAGATCGCCGAGGCCGCCGGTGCGGTGGCCGTGATGGCGCTGGAACGGGTGCCCGCCGACATCCGCGTCCAGGGCGGCGTGGCCAGGATGTCGGACCCGGACATGATCGAGGGCATCGTCAGCGCGGTGTCCATCCCGGTGATGGCCAAGGCGCGCATCGGGCACTTCGCCGAGGCGCAGGTGCTGCAGTCGCTCGGCGTCGACTACATCGACGAGTCCGAGGTGCTGACTCCCGCCGACGAGGACCACCACATCGACAAGTGGGCCTTCACGGTGCCCTTCGTCTGCGGTGCCACCAACCTCGGCGAGGCGCTGCGGCGCATCTCCGAGGGCGCGGCCATGATCCGCTCCAAGGGCGAGGCGGGCACCGGCAACGTCGTCGAGGCGACCCGCCACATGCGCCAGATCCGCGCCGACATCCGCAGGCTGTCGGTGCTCGGCGAGGAGGAGCTCTACGCCGCGGCCAAGGAGCTGCGCTCCCCGGTCGAGCTGGTCCGCGAGATCGCCAGGACCGGTGAGCTGCCCGTCGTGCTGTTCACCGCCGGTGGCATCGCCACCCCGGCCGACGCCGCGATGATGCGCCAGCTCGGCGCCGAGGGCGTCTTCGTCGGCTCGGGGATCTTCAAGTCCGGCAACCCCGCCCAGCGCGCCGAGGCGATCGTGAAGGCCACCACCTTCTACGACGACCCGGACGTGATCGCCAAGGTCTCGCGCGGTCTCGGCGAGGCCATGGTCGGCATCAACGTCGACGATCTGGAGCAGGAGCAGCGCTACGCCAAGCGCGGCTGGTGA